One segment of Podospora pseudopauciseta strain CBS 411.78 chromosome 5 map unlocalized CBS411.78m_5.2, whole genome shotgun sequence DNA contains the following:
- a CDS encoding uncharacterized protein (EggNog:ENOG503PNMU) → MKPGPALDVPGPHSLPNRFAVRNAGRGFKITGSNYKAPLHYLSKHSSTRDTLRLSLHTTSHKKDNPPALVSVHKHQHRKSGWTATTQIGNVKWTSTPAQGAENYQIILHRTSAHNETIDMPQASQDIHQFRMRINTRDEVFEWIKADALTQEIRTICRRENPIVSTGMTREKSPRMGAGGGYYLVRVTGRGIQPKGKKGEETPLGYDQQGREIVASWAYARNFGWGKPVFFFQWWGSGATGELGQDFTQVAAATGATFYHEEALKAAERQRQRQRARNRRHGGFHH, encoded by the coding sequence ATGAAGCCCGGTCCCGCCCTCGACGTGCCCGGCCctcactccctccccaaccgctTTGCCGTCCGCAACGCCGGCCGCGGCTTCAAAATCACCGGCTCCAACTATAAAGCCCCCCTTCACTACCTCTCCAAACACTCCTCCACCCGCGACACCCTCCGCCTATCTCtccacaccacctcccacaaaaaagacaacccccccgccctcgTCTCCGTCCACAAGCATCAACACCGCAAGTCAGGCTGGACAGCAACCACCCAAATCGGCAACGTCAAATGGACGAGCACCCCTGCCCAAGGCGCGGAAAACTACcaaatcatcctccaccgcaCCAGCGCCCACAACGAAACAATCGACATGCCCCAGGCCAGTCAGGACATCCACCAGTTCCGGATGAGAATTAATACCCGAGACGAGGTATTTGAATGGATTAAGGCGGATGCCTTGACGCAAGAGATAAGGACAATCTGCAGGAGGGAAAACCCTATTGTCAGTACTGGTATGACCAGGGAGAAATCCCCTCGGATGGGGGCAGGGGGCGGGTATTACCTCGTGAGGGTCACAGGACGGGGTATCCAACCCAAGGGTaaaaagggggaggaaacACCACTCGGTTACGACCAGCAAGGCCGGGAAATCGTCGCCTCCTGGGCGTACGCGAGGAATTTCGGGTGGGGGAAGCCAGTGTTCTTCTTTCAATGGTGGGGGAGCGGAGCAACGGGGGAGTTGGGACAGGACTTCACCCAGGTTGCGGCCGCGACGGGGGCGACGTTTTATCATGAGGAGGCGTtgaaggcggcggagaggcagagacagagacagagGGCTAGGAATAGACGTCATGGGGGTTTCCATCACTAG
- a CDS encoding uncharacterized protein (COG:Q; EggNog:ENOG503NV6R), with translation MAEAKTGGSIARVASISGTWVNFPQLQAGYNASKAAVIMMKNSLAVEWDRYGITVNTISPGYMNTILNKGEGLYEAKKIWLARNPMGGIGEREATSLGQISLWTVAQSSATWLPRGYPVA, from the exons ATGGCAGAAGCCAAAACAGGGGGCAGCATTGCTCGGGTGGCGAGCATATCGGGCACTTGGGTGAACTTCCCGCAGCTACAGGCTGGGTACAACGCTTCCAAGGCGGCTGTTATTATGATGAAGAATTCTTTGGCTGTGGAATGGGATCGGTATGGGATTACGGTGAATACCATCAGCCCCGGCTATATGAACACCATTCTCAACAAGGGAGAGGGACTTTAtgaggcgaagaagatttGGCTGGCCAGGAACCCGATGGGGGGGATTGGCGAGCGGGAAGCCACATCACTGGGGCAGATATCGTTGTGGACCGTG GCCCAGTCTTCTGCCACGTGGCTACCCCGTGGCTACCCGGTGGCTTAA